The sequence below is a genomic window from Cryobacterium arcticum.
CTGCGGCAGCCTGGGCTTCCGCGGCGGCCTGCGCCTCGGCGGCGGCCTGCGCGGCCGCGACTTCCACGGCTACCCGGTCGGCCTCGGCGGCGGCGGCCTGCACTGCGGCGGCCTGCTCCTTGACCTGGGACGTGAGCTGGGACACATCCTCGAGCGGCAACGAGATGTACTCGGCCAGGGAGGCCGATGTGCTGGACAGCGCGGACGCATCCACCTTGTTCGCCGCAGCCTCGAGCGCGGTGTCGGCGTCATAGAGGGCAACGGATGCGGCCAGGTGGGTCTTGCTGACCTCGGCGGCATGGGCGGCGGCGCGCTCGTCGCGCACCTGCTGGGCCTGCTGTTCCTGTTCGGCCACCGCGGACTGCACGGTGAAGCCGGTACCGGCGACAACTCCGGCGAGCACGAGCCCGCCGGCGAGGAGGGTGAGGCGCTTCGTGCGCGGCCTGCGGGTATTCCGGGCGGCGCGGGTGGACAGTGCGGCGAGGTTCGGAGTGCTGCTGGTGTTCTCGGGCGTGCTGTTTTCGGGCATGGAGTTCATAGAGTTTGTGGGGCGCATAAGCTTCCGGGTCGGGTCAGTGCGCGCCGGACGGGCGGCAGAATCACTGATCGGTGGGGCCCACGCGCGCGGGTCGGCGCAGGCAAGTCGCCTAGCTTGCACAAAGTTTCTGCATGAATCCTCATATAGTTCTGGCAAACCCATGTGAACGCATCTTCTCGCCGTTGCCGCCCGACCGTCGGCCTCGGGCACCGAATGCCCGGTCAGCGGGCGATCTGAGGGGGCCAGTGGTGTGTGCCCGGGTTGCGCTCCTGGAGTAGCGTTAAAAGATGCCCACTTCAGACGAGACCACCCCGACAGACCACCAGCCCGCCGGCCAGGCCGCCGCCGACCAGGCCCCGCCGGCCGAGGCATCCACCAGCGTGGCCCGCCTGATGGCCGCCATCGAGAGCATCAACACGATCGAGGTCATCAACTCCCCCGTCGACGACCAGTCGGCGTTGCTGCAGCTGCTCGATGTCACCACCGACGACCAGCGCTCCAACATGCTGTTCGCCCTGCTCCTGGAGCGCATGCGCGCCTGACTCCCCCTTCGCGAAATGTGAGTAGAGCCCCCAATTCCCGGCGATTCTGGTGCTTGAGCCGCAATTCGCGGGAGGGCGCAGGGGGCGGAAGCGTGCGCAGGGGGCGTGCAGGGGGTGTGCATAGGATGGCGGGATGCGCGCACTCGTCGTCACCGTTCCCGGGGGCCCGGAGGCCCTCACCCTGCAGACCGTTCCCGACCTCACCGTCGGCGCCGGCGACATCCGGATCGAGGTTGCCGCCGCCGGGGTGAACCGGGCCGACGTACAACAGCGTCTCGGGCTCTATCCCTCCCCGGCGGGCGCTCCCGCCTGGCCCGGCCTCGAGGTGTCCGGAATCGTCACCGAGATCGGCACGGCCGTGACCCGTTTCGCCGTGGGCGACCGGGTCTGCGCCCTGCTGGCAGGCGGCGGATACGCCACCGAAGCCGTGGTGCACCAGGACCTGGCCCTGCCGGTTCCAGCCGCCCTCGACCTGGTCGACGCGGCCGCCCTGCCGGAGGCGCTGGCCACGGTGTGGTCGAACGTCTTCATGAGCGCCGGCCTCACGGCTGGGCAGACCCTCCTGGTGCACGGCGGCGCCAGCGGCATCGGAACCACGGCGATTCAGCTGGCCCGACTGGCCGGCGCGCGGGTGCTCGTGACGGCCGGTTCGGCCGAGAAACTCGCGGTGTGCGGGGAACTGGGCGCTGAGGTGCTGATCAACTACCGGGAGCAAGACTTCGTGGCCGAGGTACTCGCGGCAACCGGCGGACACGGCGCCGACGTGATCCTGGACATCATGGGCGGCTCCTACGCGGCCCGCAACGTGGCGGCGCTGGCCCTGGGCGGCACCATCATGGTGATCGCGAACCAAAGCGGCGAAGACGCCGTGTTCAACCCGTTCCACCTCATGCAGAAGCGCGGCCGGTACTGGGGCACCACCCTGCGGGCCCGCCCCGCGGTGGAGAAGGCGGCCATCATGGCCGAGCTGCAGGCCCTGGTGTGGCCGTGGCTCGAGTCCGGCGGGCTGCGTCCTGTGGTCGACAGCCGCTACTCCTTCGCCGACGCGGCGGATGCGCACCGGCGGCTCGAGGCATCCGCTCACGTGGGCAAGATCGTGCTGGTGCCGTAGAACGACCGGTCAGGCGACGGTGACGGCCAGCTCCACCCGGTTGCGACCGGCGGCCTTGGCCTCGTAGAGGGCGGCGTCGGCGCGCCCGAGCCAGCGTGAGACGCTCTCGCCGCGCTTGAGCAGCGCCACGCCCACACTCGCTGTGCAGCGCAGCCCGCTGGTCACGACGCCCCACGGGTGGCTGCGCACCTCGCCGAGCAGTCGTTCGCAGATCTGCGTGGCCTGTTCGATGGAGGTGTTGCCGAGCACGAGCAGGAACTCCTCGCCGCCGACCCGCACGGCCAGGTCGGTCTCCCGGGTGGCCGCGCCGAGGATGCCGGCCATGGTGGTGAGCACCCGGTCGCCGGCGGCGTGCCCGTGTTCGTCGTTGACTTCCTTGAAGTGGTCCATGTCGATCATGACGGCGCAGAGCGGCTCGGCCCGGTCGAGCGCGCTGCGCATCATGGCGGGCAGCTGCCGGTCGAGCGCCCGCCGGTTGGGCAGCCGAGTGAGTGGGTCGGTGTTGGCCTGCTCGTCGAGTTCTTCGGCGCGGATGCGTTGCATGTCGGCTTCGAGCTGCGAGCGTTGCGCCTCGTGACGGGCCTGTTCGATCTCGAGGGAGTTGATCAGCATGCGCGACTGCAGCCCGGCGGTCTGCCTGGTGAGACCGAGCATCAGCACGTGCAGTTCCTCGTGGTGCCGCAGCGCCTCCTCGAACCGGCCGGCGTTGCGGTGCATCTCGTAGAGTTCCCGGTTCAGCCGCACGTTGAGCGCGGCATCCTCGGCAATGGACGGGTCGGCGAGCTGGGCGTTCATCATGTCGCAGGCGAGGTCGAGCCGGCCCTCGGCGCGGGCCACCTCGGCCAGCTGCACGTCGTTGTTGACCACAAGGTTGCGGTAGCCGTTGGTGGTGGCGATGGTCTTGGACCGCACGGCCTGCCGGCGCGCGTCGGCGTACTCGCCGAGTTCGATGAGGATATCGACGAGGTTGGTGCGTGCGATGGTCTCGTAGAAAGCGTGCCGCTGCTTCACGGCCAGCGCCACGGCGGCGAGCGTGAGGGTGAGGCCGTCCTGCAGGGCCTCGGTGGTGCTCTCGCCCCTCGCCCGCTGCCCCCGGGCGATCTCCAGGCAGGCGTCGCCGAGGTTGTTGCGAGACGCGAACCCGGCCTCCGGGTCATCGAGGGTGTCCGCCAGCGCGATCGCCTGCTGACCCAGCTCGATGCTGCGTTCGGCATCGCCGAGCGCCTGGTGCACCATCGACGACCGCGACAGCGCCCAGAACTCCGCCGTGCGGCTGCCGCAGGCGCGTGCCGCTTCGAGGGCACCAAGCACATGGCTGAGCGCCGGCTCTTCGAGCGCGGTCTCGTGAAACGCCAACGCCAGGGTGCAGTGCACATTGGACTGGCCCAGAAGATCACCGCTGGCGGTGAGGTAATCCAGCGCCAGCAGACCGTGACGAACGGATGCCTCGAACTCGCCCAGCCGCAACCGGTGTCCGGAGAGCAGCTGCCGGGCCCTGGCCTCCTGGGCCGGGGTGATGAACGGGTCGGTGAGAACCTCTTCAGCCTGGGCCGCGCCCACGATGTGCTGACCGTCCCGGTTGGCCGTCGCGCTCTGTTCGAGCAGCCGATCGATCGCCATGCGGCGGGCCGGCGCCGTGACCAGCCCGGGAGCCATCGGCACCGGGACCGGAAGCTCGACGGAGTCGACCGGGAGCGGCAGGTCGGCCAGCTCGACGAACCCGCCGGGCAGGTCGACGTCACGGCCGCCGTCCGCGGGCAGCAGGTCGGCGATGCCGTCGGCCAGCGCGTCGGCCGCGGCCAGCGCCGCATCGGGAGTGGAGGTCTCGGCGGCCACGGTCGTTCCGGAGGGAAGAGGGGCGACGGAGTTGCTCGGAGTCGTCATCGGACGACCGGTGGTGTCTCGGGGTCCGACACCGGCCGAGGCCGGTGGGTCACGGAGCGGAAGGGGGCAGACGAGGACAGGCTGAGCGCACTGCCCGCACGTCTCTGCGGGAAGCGAAGTGATGGTACGCGAAATGCGCTCACGGCTCAGTCCCCAAACTGCTCGTTGCTCTCGAACCTAGCAGCGTCTGGACAGCTTCTACGGGCATCCGGGATTCGGCACACACCCCGTTCACGGGTAATTTTCGCGTTTAATGATCGCGCTCTCACGGGGTTCCCATAGCCTACCCACAGCGCGCTCCTAGCGCGAAGCGGTGGGATGCCTCGGCTCTGGAGCCAGTCGAAGCTCCGCTCGCATTTGGACCGATCCCTCCCGCCGATCCCTGGACACCGTGAGCCGCGACAG
It includes:
- a CDS encoding diguanylate cyclase gives rise to the protein MTTPSNSVAPLPSGTTVAAETSTPDAALAAADALADGIADLLPADGGRDVDLPGGFVELADLPLPVDSVELPVPVPMAPGLVTAPARRMAIDRLLEQSATANRDGQHIVGAAQAEEVLTDPFITPAQEARARQLLSGHRLRLGEFEASVRHGLLALDYLTASGDLLGQSNVHCTLALAFHETALEEPALSHVLGALEAARACGSRTAEFWALSRSSMVHQALGDAERSIELGQQAIALADTLDDPEAGFASRNNLGDACLEIARGQRARGESTTEALQDGLTLTLAAVALAVKQRHAFYETIARTNLVDILIELGEYADARRQAVRSKTIATTNGYRNLVVNNDVQLAEVARAEGRLDLACDMMNAQLADPSIAEDAALNVRLNRELYEMHRNAGRFEEALRHHEELHVLMLGLTRQTAGLQSRMLINSLEIEQARHEAQRSQLEADMQRIRAEELDEQANTDPLTRLPNRRALDRQLPAMMRSALDRAEPLCAVMIDMDHFKEVNDEHGHAAGDRVLTTMAGILGAATRETDLAVRVGGEEFLLVLGNTSIEQATQICERLLGEVRSHPWGVVTSGLRCTASVGVALLKRGESVSRWLGRADAALYEAKAAGRNRVELAVTVA
- a CDS encoding phospholipase, which produces MPENSTPENTSSTPNLAALSTRAARNTRRPRTKRLTLLAGGLVLAGVVAGTGFTVQSAVAEQEQQAQQVRDERAAAHAAEVSKTHLAASVALYDADTALEAAANKVDASALSSTSASLAEYISLPLEDVSQLTSQVKEQAAAVQAAAAEADRVAVEVAAAQAAAEAQAAAEAQAAAEALAAGNTPSGAKATAASLAASRYGWGDAQFSCLSQLWQKESGWSYTAYNNSGGATGIPQALPGSKMASAGSDWATNATTQISWGLDYINSAYGTPCAAWSHSQAVNWY
- a CDS encoding NAD(P)H-quinone oxidoreductase, producing the protein MRALVVTVPGGPEALTLQTVPDLTVGAGDIRIEVAAAGVNRADVQQRLGLYPSPAGAPAWPGLEVSGIVTEIGTAVTRFAVGDRVCALLAGGGYATEAVVHQDLALPVPAALDLVDAAALPEALATVWSNVFMSAGLTAGQTLLVHGGASGIGTTAIQLARLAGARVLVTAGSAEKLAVCGELGAEVLINYREQDFVAEVLAATGGHGADVILDIMGGSYAARNVAALALGGTIMVIANQSGEDAVFNPFHLMQKRGRYWGTTLRARPAVEKAAIMAELQALVWPWLESGGLRPVVDSRYSFADAADAHRRLEASAHVGKIVLVP